In the Carboxydothermus hydrogenoformans Z-2901 genome, one interval contains:
- the fliP gene encoding flagellar type III secretion system pore protein FliP (The bacterial flagellar biogenesis protein FliP forms a type III secretion system (T3SS)-type pore required for flagellar assembly.): MAAKNKKLLITGILLILTLGVSSLALAEPLTIPNIQLNINGQGSPQEVVNSVKLLVLLTVLALVPAFLLLMTSFTRIVVVLSLLRNAMGTQQAPPNQVLIGLALFLTIFIMSPVINKINQDAIQPYLNNQITQEQAIRAAEAPLKDFMLKQTREKDLALFIELAKLPRPQTKDDVPFTVVVPAFIISELKTAFQMGFMLFLPFLIIDMVVASILMSMGMFMIPPMLVALPFKLLLFVLADGWYLVVKSLVSSFS, encoded by the coding sequence GTGGCGGCAAAAAATAAAAAGCTTTTAATAACGGGAATTTTATTGATATTAACTCTGGGGGTAAGTTCATTAGCGCTTGCGGAACCGCTTACCATACCCAATATCCAGCTTAATATTAACGGGCAGGGTTCGCCCCAGGAAGTGGTTAACTCCGTCAAGCTTTTGGTGCTGTTAACCGTTTTAGCTTTGGTACCTGCCTTTTTACTTTTGATGACTTCCTTTACCCGCATTGTGGTGGTTTTATCGCTGTTAAGGAATGCCATGGGTACCCAGCAAGCGCCACCCAATCAGGTTTTAATTGGCCTTGCTTTGTTTTTAACCATTTTTATCATGTCGCCGGTAATTAATAAAATTAACCAGGATGCCATCCAACCCTACTTAAATAATCAAATTACCCAGGAGCAGGCTATCCGGGCGGCTGAAGCGCCGCTGAAGGATTTCATGCTGAAACAAACCCGGGAAAAAGACCTGGCCCTTTTTATTGAATTGGCCAAATTGCCGCGGCCGCAAACCAAAGACGACGTACCTTTTACCGTAGTGGTTCCGGCTTTTATCATCAGCGAACTAAAAACGGCATTTCAGATGGGATTTATGTTGTTTCTACCGTTTTTGATTATTGACATGGTTGTTGCCAGTATTTTAATGTCCATGGGCATGTTCATGATTCCGCCGATGCTCGTAGCTTTACCCTTTAAACTTTTACTTTTTGTTCTTGCCGATGGTTGGTACCTGGTGGTCAAGAGTTTGGTAAGCAGTTTTTCTTAA
- a CDS encoding flagellar export protein FliJ has translation MKKFSFRLANVEKIRTQEVEQQKRVVQEKIQAVRRQEEKINRIGESIAAELKIDSLLFREHQLERIEYLATEKWRLEKELERLINERERAKEEYLAKKIEQKKMEVLKEKAKASYREELERENQSFLDEISLFGYIRRN, from the coding sequence ATGAAAAAATTTTCTTTTCGCCTGGCCAATGTGGAAAAGATTCGCACCCAGGAAGTAGAACAGCAAAAACGTGTAGTGCAGGAAAAAATTCAAGCGGTCCGGCGCCAGGAAGAAAAGATCAACCGGATTGGGGAATCCATTGCTGCCGAGCTGAAAATTGATTCCCTTTTATTTCGCGAACATCAATTGGAGAGGATAGAGTACCTGGCTACAGAAAAGTGGCGTTTGGAAAAAGAGTTGGAAAGGCTTATAAACGAGCGGGAAAGGGCTAAGGAAGAATATCTTGCCAAAAAAATTGAGCAGAAAAAGATGGAAGTATTGAAAGAAAAAGCAAAAGCGAGTTACCGTGAGGAGCTTGAAAGGGAAAATCAATCTTTTTTAGATGAAATTTCCCTTTTTGGCTATATCCGTAGGAATTGA
- a CDS encoding flagellar basal body-associated FliL family protein: MTKGKTILLIVIVAIVAVLAGLGGAYFLFGKNSGAAPKEPPPPPTVIAKLGDIVVNLADKDTSRYLRVGINVEIEGEGEGATKVFEEKSVIFKDKVIAFLRSKESTELVGDNSSEKLKKELLKILQDTAAELNKKVEKKSEKIVIVNVYFSDFIIQ, encoded by the coding sequence GTGACCAAAGGAAAAACAATATTGCTAATTGTCATTGTAGCGATAGTAGCGGTACTGGCAGGTTTAGGGGGGGCTTATTTCTTATTTGGGAAAAATTCCGGGGCGGCTCCTAAAGAGCCGCCCCCTCCTCCAACTGTTATAGCCAAGTTAGGGGATATAGTGGTAAATTTGGCTGATAAAGATACTTCCAGGTATCTGCGGGTTGGGATTAATGTGGAAATCGAAGGAGAAGGGGAAGGGGCAACAAAAGTATTTGAAGAAAAAAGCGTCATTTTTAAGGATAAGGTTATTGCCTTTCTTAGAAGCAAGGAATCAACGGAGCTTGTTGGTGATAATTCCAGCGAGAAGTTAAAAAAAGAGCTCTTGAAAATTTTGCAGGACACAGCGGCGGAACTTAACAAAAAGGTCGAGAAAAAGTCCGAAAAAATTGTCATCGTAAACGTGTATTTCAGCGATTTTATTATCCAGTAA
- the flhB gene encoding flagellar biosynthesis protein FlhB has protein sequence MADEQRDQRTEAPTPRRLAEARRRGQVFKSQELNFAVMFLIFFLLLLVLGGYFYQQFYLLSRNVFRNMFIELTPSAVRGLLLYYFGWSFKIVLPFLLLGMLAGIALNLVQVGFIFTTEPLKPSWERINPLSGFSRIFSRRNWVELLKNFLKFGFLALVIYLRIKSNLPLIFQKIGQAPAEYFNGYFSLIKKIALDTLLVLFLFGAVDYWYQRREYYQSLKMTKQELKEEYRQTEGDPLIKARLRERQRQIALNQIAREVPQATVVVTNPVHIAVALKYERGKMAAPKVVAKGAGFLAEKIKEIARAHNVEIVENVEVARFLYKNCEVGEEIPEELYNAVAEIIAWVYRKKRKR, from the coding sequence ATGGCAGATGAGCAGAGAGACCAGCGTACCGAGGCCCCCACTCCCCGAAGGTTAGCTGAAGCCCGGCGTCGCGGGCAGGTTTTTAAGAGTCAGGAATTAAACTTTGCGGTAATGTTCTTAATATTCTTTTTGCTTTTGCTGGTACTGGGAGGCTACTTTTATCAGCAATTTTATCTTTTAAGTCGAAATGTTTTTCGAAATATGTTTATTGAACTTACCCCTTCTGCTGTCCGGGGACTGTTACTTTATTATTTTGGCTGGAGTTTTAAAATTGTTTTGCCGTTTTTGCTCCTGGGTATGCTTGCCGGAATAGCATTAAATTTAGTGCAGGTAGGATTTATCTTTACAACGGAGCCGTTAAAGCCAAGCTGGGAAAGAATAAATCCCCTCTCAGGCTTTAGCAGAATTTTTAGCCGGAGAAACTGGGTGGAGCTTCTTAAGAACTTTTTGAAATTTGGCTTTTTAGCGTTGGTAATTTATCTTCGGATTAAAAGTAATTTACCGCTTATTTTTCAGAAAATCGGTCAGGCACCAGCTGAATACTTTAACGGTTATTTTAGCTTAATTAAAAAAATTGCGCTGGATACGCTTCTGGTGCTCTTTCTCTTTGGAGCTGTTGATTACTGGTATCAGCGGCGGGAATATTATCAATCCCTGAAAATGACCAAACAGGAGTTGAAAGAAGAATACCGCCAAACGGAGGGAGATCCCTTAATTAAAGCCCGGTTGCGGGAACGGCAGCGGCAGATTGCTTTAAACCAAATTGCCCGGGAGGTGCCGCAGGCTACCGTTGTGGTTACTAACCCGGTGCACATTGCTGTGGCGTTAAAATACGAACGGGGCAAAATGGCGGCTCCGAAGGTGGTGGCGAAAGGAGCCGGATTTTTAGCAGAAAAGATTAAGGAAATAGCCCGGGCCCATAACGTGGAGATTGTTGAAAATGTTGAGGTTGCCCGGTTTTTATATAAAAATTGTGAAGTGGGCGAAGAAATTCCCGAAGAGCTTTACAATGCTGTGGCGGAGATTATCGCCTGGGTTTACCGCAAAAAAAGAAAAAGATAA
- a CDS encoding flagellar biosynthetic protein FliR — MTQWLIFLIIAARLAGFFGISPLIIPVRGVPPAVKGFFTLIVAYLLLPTVAGSFTATDVQRNFFLLLIGESLIGLLLGFVTLIFANLYLVAGQYMDLTSGLSAATLFDPLTQTNAGLMANFIYLYGILNYFLANGHHRLLTFLTVSFELIPPGKGLLHPGLSELLIKIFALVMLVAIEIAIPFLMVMLISDLALGILARTAPQMNVFLLSFGLKILLAIFTLWLLLPGIAYFTGIYLELMEKNLLAIIRGIGYGR; from the coding sequence ATGACCCAGTGGCTTATTTTTCTTATAATTGCGGCAAGGCTGGCCGGCTTTTTTGGCATCTCGCCTTTAATCATTCCGGTACGGGGTGTACCGCCGGCGGTCAAAGGGTTTTTTACCCTGATTGTAGCCTATTTGTTACTGCCGACGGTGGCAGGAAGCTTTACGGCAACGGACGTTCAGCGGAATTTTTTTCTCCTCTTAATCGGTGAAAGTTTAATTGGTCTTTTGTTGGGGTTCGTAACTTTAATCTTTGCCAATTTATATCTCGTTGCCGGACAGTATATGGACCTGACTTCGGGACTCAGCGCCGCTACCCTATTTGATCCCCTGACCCAGACCAATGCCGGATTAATGGCCAATTTTATTTATCTCTACGGCATCTTAAACTACTTTTTGGCCAACGGACACCACCGCCTCTTAACTTTTTTGACGGTGAGTTTTGAGCTAATTCCACCCGGCAAAGGTTTACTGCACCCGGGGTTAAGCGAATTACTAATAAAGATTTTCGCGTTGGTTATGTTAGTAGCGATTGAAATTGCCATACCGTTTCTCATGGTGATGCTTATCAGCGATTTAGCTCTTGGCATTTTAGCGCGAACTGCCCCGCAAATGAATGTGTTTCTGCTGAGTTTTGGTTTAAAGATTTTACTGGCCATCTTCACTTTATGGCTTTTACTTCCCGGGATTGCGTATTTTACCGGAATTTACCTGGAATTAATGGAAAAAAATCTTTTAGCCATCATAAGGGGAATAGGCTATGGCAGATGA
- the fliO gene encoding flagellar biosynthetic protein FliO — protein sequence MGSYFVQIFWSFFVLVLLLAGLFLLARYLKNFRIGFKSRYIEIIDRLPLSPKAGLVLLKVNDKYYFAGYGEDNVSLLDTFENPPAEIPGYGNVFESRLNQKISEVVGQIKSGGKK from the coding sequence TTGGGTAGTTATTTTGTGCAAATTTTTTGGTCGTTTTTTGTACTTGTTTTGCTTCTGGCCGGTTTGTTCCTCCTTGCCCGGTACCTGAAAAACTTCCGCATCGGTTTCAAAAGCCGGTATATCGAGATTATCGACCGTTTACCCCTTTCCCCCAAAGCGGGCTTAGTGCTTTTAAAAGTCAATGATAAATATTATTTTGCGGGGTACGGTGAAGATAACGTTTCGTTACTGGATACCTTCGAGAATCCACCGGCGGAAATACCGGGATACGGTAATGTCTTTGAGAGCAGGCTAAATCAAAAAATTTCTGAAGTTGTGGGGCAGATTAAAAGTGGCGGCAAAAAATAA
- the fliQ gene encoding flagellar biosynthesis protein FliQ: MASLYFIHLAQKSFTVLSLLVGPPLIVSLVVGLIVGILQAATQIQEQTLTFVPKLIAVFLTLLLLSGWMLNIMVDFTGQIFQEMAKVRF, translated from the coding sequence ATGGCTTCGCTCTATTTCATCCATTTGGCCCAAAAAAGCTTTACCGTTTTGAGCTTGCTGGTAGGACCACCGCTTATTGTTTCGCTGGTGGTTGGCTTAATAGTGGGAATCTTGCAGGCGGCAACCCAGATTCAAGAGCAAACGCTAACCTTTGTTCCAAAATTAATTGCCGTGTTTTTAACCCTTTTACTCTTAAGCGGCTGGATGCTAAATATTATGGTAGACTTTACCGGACAAATCTTTCAGGAAATGGCTAAAGTTCGCTTTTAG
- a CDS encoding TIGR02530 family flagellar biosynthesis protein: protein MSDIGKIQGLITVNEKPAAQTLTKAAPGLSFEQLLQETEAKLKVSHHAEKRLQERGIELSEQEWLKISRALENARAKGAINSLVVYGDLAIIASVVNKTVITVSKTEQLAEQIITNIDSAILLK, encoded by the coding sequence GTGAGTGATATTGGCAAGATCCAGGGGTTAATAACGGTTAACGAAAAACCTGCGGCCCAAACTCTGACCAAAGCTGCACCGGGCCTAAGTTTTGAACAGCTGTTGCAGGAAACGGAGGCCAAACTCAAAGTGTCCCACCATGCGGAAAAACGTCTGCAGGAACGGGGGATTGAGCTTTCGGAGCAGGAGTGGTTGAAAATTTCCCGGGCGTTAGAAAATGCCAGGGCTAAAGGAGCCATAAACAGTTTGGTGGTATACGGAGATTTGGCGATAATTGCTTCGGTAGTAAATAAAACGGTGATTACCGTTTCCAAAACCGAACAGTTGGCGGAACAAATAATTACCAATATTGACAGTGCCATTTTACTTAAGTAA
- a CDS encoding FliM/FliN family flagellar motor switch protein, translating to MGIRDVDEFLKKMVDDVPTYRKPEFSPLEPVPTGQRKLPMSLLNNIKMEIVARMGTTELTVRQLLALKEGDVLELDKSIGDLIDLFIDGRRFAVGEVVVINEMYGVRITGYSDEDTGKEAKKIG from the coding sequence TTGGGTATTCGCGATGTGGATGAATTTTTAAAAAAAATGGTTGACGATGTTCCTACATACCGGAAACCGGAATTTTCACCATTAGAGCCGGTACCGACCGGGCAAAGGAAGTTACCGATGTCCCTTTTAAATAACATTAAAATGGAGATCGTGGCCCGGATGGGTACCACCGAGCTGACCGTGCGCCAGCTTTTAGCTTTAAAAGAAGGAGATGTCCTGGAGCTGGATAAAAGTATTGGCGATTTAATCGACCTTTTTATTGACGGTCGGCGGTTTGCTGTTGGAGAAGTGGTGGTGATTAATGAAATGTACGGAGTGAGGATCACCGGCTATTCTGATGAAGATACCGGGAAAGAGGCGAAAAAAATTGGGTAG
- the flgF gene encoding flagellar basal-body rod protein FlgF, with amino-acid sequence MIRSLYSGISGLKSHQYKMDVVANNISNVNTIGYKSSRVNFEDLIYQKTNQSGVYPSYVGLGVNVSGVDTIFTQGGLKSTGRPLDVAIQGNGFFVLKDPVTTRTYYSREGVFYLDKDGYLINGHGYRVQDVNGADIQINNPEAVVTLTIQNDGQIKLVRSDGTTEFAGPIGLMSFKNPETLERIGQNVYSATIDTQTSFSSPVTPGQQGQGILVSGYLEMSNVDLASEFTEMIVTQRGYQANARVITTSDQMLEELLNIKR; translated from the coding sequence ATGATTCGGTCACTTTATTCGGGTATTTCGGGCTTAAAAAGCCATCAGTATAAAATGGATGTTGTTGCCAATAACATTTCTAACGTTAATACTATTGGTTACAAATCCAGCCGGGTAAATTTTGAAGATTTAATTTACCAGAAAACAAACCAGTCGGGAGTTTATCCTTCTTATGTTGGCCTTGGGGTCAACGTGTCCGGAGTAGACACTATTTTTACCCAGGGCGGACTTAAATCTACAGGTCGTCCTTTAGATGTGGCGATTCAGGGCAATGGTTTCTTTGTGCTAAAAGATCCGGTAACTACCAGGACCTATTATTCCCGGGAAGGAGTCTTTTACCTTGACAAAGACGGTTATTTAATAAACGGCCATGGTTACCGGGTGCAGGACGTAAACGGTGCTGATATACAAATAAACAATCCGGAAGCTGTAGTAACTTTAACAATTCAAAACGATGGACAAATTAAGCTGGTTCGTTCCGATGGCACCACAGAATTTGCGGGTCCCATAGGCTTAATGAGCTTTAAAAACCCGGAAACCTTAGAACGGATAGGGCAAAACGTTTATTCGGCTACTATTGATACCCAAACTTCTTTTTCCTCGCCGGTAACTCCCGGACAGCAAGGTCAGGGAATCCTGGTTTCGGGCTACCTGGAAATGTCCAATGTGGATTTAGCCAGTGAATTTACCGAGATGATTGTTACCCAGAGGGGCTATCAGGCTAATGCCCGGGTGATTACCACATCCGACCAAATGCTGGAGGAGCTCTTGAATATTAAGAGATAA
- a CDS encoding flagellar hook-length control protein FliK → MKVEQSWQGLKIAPEGQLQTVGRPWLADSFELLLAGVLGSEKYETEQKNEDDTAGVATIVPVLTGPWNLPLPQEILPKEETVISNGDGFFERLHLPNEVAGNAEDAEKVKVFQGKSQVKDEAINLVGLEKDLSRELGAKGFTVTEEGIAVPGKGVAVALAGAGEGSFLQDVDGVNFIEKELPSELKVVPDSKGMRQEISPEGIRNGSRVFEKAELLVNKVAGNAEDAGKVRVFRGKSQAKDEAINLVGLEEGLSRELGAKGFTVTEEGIAVPGKGVAVALADAGEGSFLQDVDGVTFIEKELPAELKVVPGSKGKQQEISTEGIRNGSRVFEKAELLVNEVAGNAGDAGKVKVFRGKSQAKDGAINVVELEKDLSRELGAKGFTVTEEGIAVPGKGVAVALADAGEGSVLQDVDGTIFIEKELPAELKVVPGSKGKQQEISPEGIRNGSRGFEKAELLVNEVSVIAENGGKKNIPQAEQGEVKAELKLSSKEQLTEPSQAIKEKEAAKTLPKAAKDSFLREVNPASHEKTKPAVEIPTFDLFPKVAKNALDNLLPAENLKFNFPSFLAKVENLVQKAQKAGTSLTASFKLYPEELGEVKVTVKLTGKNVEISLKVFSNEAAWYLQNAGRELAVTLQKHHLELSSFNVGLEQSSNFFNQNTFSFTKNNARLSKVRNYQNGPVAEPVLEKNPLAEKVTGLNCLV, encoded by the coding sequence TTGAAGGTAGAACAGAGCTGGCAGGGGCTCAAAATTGCTCCGGAAGGACAACTGCAAACTGTAGGAAGACCTTGGTTAGCCGACAGCTTTGAGCTTCTTTTAGCAGGTGTTCTTGGCAGCGAAAAGTACGAAACGGAACAGAAGAACGAGGATGATACTGCCGGGGTAGCAACCATAGTGCCTGTACTTACCGGTCCTTGGAATTTACCTTTACCGCAGGAAATCTTGCCTAAGGAAGAAACCGTAATAAGCAATGGTGACGGTTTTTTCGAAAGATTGCACCTCCCAAACGAAGTAGCGGGAAATGCTGAAGATGCGGAAAAGGTAAAGGTTTTCCAGGGGAAAAGTCAGGTAAAGGATGAGGCAATTAATCTGGTAGGGTTAGAAAAAGACTTAAGTCGGGAGTTAGGGGCAAAAGGTTTTACGGTAACGGAAGAGGGTATAGCGGTACCGGGTAAAGGAGTAGCAGTAGCTTTAGCGGGTGCAGGGGAAGGAAGCTTTCTTCAGGACGTGGATGGGGTAAACTTTATAGAAAAGGAATTGCCGTCGGAGCTAAAAGTGGTACCGGATAGCAAAGGGATGCGGCAGGAGATAAGCCCGGAAGGGATAAGGAACGGGAGCAGGGTTTTTGAAAAAGCGGAGCTTCTGGTAAACAAGGTAGCGGGAAATGCTGAAGATGCAGGAAAGGTAAGGGTTTTCCGGGGGAAAAGTCAGGCAAAGGATGAGGCAATTAATCTGGTAGGGTTAGAAGAAGGCTTAAGTCGGGAGTTAGGGGCAAAAGGTTTTACGGTAACGGAAGAGGGTATAGCGGTACCGGGTAAAGGAGTAGCCGTAGCTCTGGCGGATGCAGGGGAAGGAAGTTTTCTTCAAGACGTGGATGGGGTAACCTTTATAGAAAAGGAATTGCCGGCGGAGTTAAAAGTGGTACCGGGTAGCAAAGGGAAGCAGCAGGAGATAAGCACGGAAGGGATAAGGAACGGGAGCAGGGTTTTTGAAAAAGCGGAGCTTCTGGTAAACGAAGTAGCGGGAAATGCTGGAGATGCCGGAAAGGTAAAGGTTTTCCGGGGGAAAAGTCAGGCAAAGGATGGGGCAATTAATGTGGTAGAGTTAGAAAAAGACTTAAGTCGGGAGTTAGGGGCAAAAGGTTTTACGGTAACGGAAGAGGGTATAGCGGTACCGGGTAAAGGAGTAGCAGTAGCTTTAGCGGATGCAGGGGAAGGAAGCGTTCTTCAAGACGTGGATGGGACAATCTTTATAGAAAAGGAATTACCGGCGGAGTTAAAAGTGGTGCCGGGTAGCAAAGGGAAGCAGCAGGAGATAAGCCCGGAAGGGATAAGGAACGGGAGCAGGGGTTTTGAAAAAGCGGAGCTTCTGGTAAACGAAGTATCAGTAATTGCTGAAAACGGTGGAAAGAAAAACATTCCACAAGCGGAACAAGGTGAAGTAAAAGCTGAACTAAAGCTTAGCTCAAAAGAGCAGCTAACTGAGCCAAGCCAGGCGATAAAGGAAAAAGAAGCAGCAAAAACTCTTCCCAAAGCAGCTAAAGATAGCTTTCTTCGCGAAGTAAATCCGGCAAGCCATGAAAAGACAAAGCCAGCGGTTGAAATACCAACTTTTGACTTATTTCCAAAGGTAGCAAAGAATGCTCTCGATAATTTGCTTCCTGCGGAAAATTTAAAGTTTAACTTTCCCTCTTTTTTGGCCAAAGTAGAAAATTTGGTGCAAAAAGCGCAAAAGGCGGGTACCAGTTTAACTGCGTCGTTCAAACTTTATCCTGAAGAACTGGGGGAAGTAAAGGTCACAGTAAAATTAACAGGAAAAAATGTAGAAATTTCGCTAAAAGTTTTTTCAAACGAAGCTGCCTGGTATTTACAGAATGCCGGCAGGGAGTTAGCCGTAACTTTACAAAAGCATCACCTGGAGTTAAGTAGCTTTAATGTGGGGCTGGAACAGAGTAGCAATTTTTTCAATCAGAATACCTTTTCTTTCACAAAAAACAATGCTAGGCTTTCAAAGGTTAGAAATTATCAAAATGGTCCGGTAGCTGAGCCGGTATTGGAAAAAAATCCGTTAGCTGAAAAAGTTACCGGGTTGAACTGTTTGGTATAA
- the flhA gene encoding flagellar biosynthesis protein FlhA, whose product MATVSKGNAFLKNNYDLIVAGFVILTLVLIIIPLPPFMLDILLVFSITFSLVILLITLFTTEPLQFSIFPTLLLVMTLYRLALNISSTRLILSQASAGQVIQAFGSFVVGGSYVVGFVVFLIITVIQFVVITNGAGRVAEVAARFTLDAMPGKQMAIDAEFNAGLITEQEARQKRRKLQREADFFGAMDGASKFVRGDAIAGIVILLINILGGLIIGVIQMKMPVLQALQTYTVLTIGDGLVSQIPALLISTATGILVTRASADENFGREFTKQVGAFPKVLIMAAIIIFLLGLIPAMPNLLFISLAGLLGYGGYLAVRYTGQVKDKAQPVIEVPKKREPENVLNYFNIDPLEIEIGYNLITLTDETQGGDLLGRLAAVRRQLALELGLYVRPIRIRDNLQLPPNQYVFKLRGAEAEKGELLPGYVLVLDPTGEKTPEQGIPTKEPAFGLEAWWVRESQKANLEMEGFTVIEPSAVLVTHLTEFIKKNAAEILGRQEVKELLETLKQNQPAVVEEVYPELLTLGEIQKVLQSLLKENVSIRDLTSILEALADAVRQNRDPDFLIEQVRQKIRRQIVRQYLHEGKLYAVTLTPQWEQQIAESLQPTSLGIYPLLDTARTEQFIEKVKQTLTEVTRRGLYPIIITSSRVRLPLRRLLDRFYPQAILLGINEIPPDVEVEILGTVN is encoded by the coding sequence GTGGCTACCGTTTCTAAAGGTAACGCCTTCTTAAAAAATAATTACGATTTAATCGTAGCGGGGTTTGTAATTTTAACTTTGGTTTTAATCATTATTCCGTTGCCCCCCTTTATGCTGGATATTTTACTGGTATTTAGCATAACCTTTTCCTTGGTTATTTTACTCATTACCTTGTTTACCACCGAACCGCTGCAATTTTCGATATTTCCCACTCTTCTGCTGGTAATGACTTTATATCGTTTGGCCTTAAACATTTCGTCCACCAGGCTTATTTTAAGTCAGGCTTCGGCCGGACAGGTAATTCAGGCCTTCGGTAGCTTTGTGGTGGGTGGCAGTTATGTAGTGGGATTTGTGGTGTTTTTAATCATCACGGTAATTCAGTTTGTCGTTATTACCAACGGGGCTGGCCGGGTGGCGGAGGTGGCAGCCCGGTTTACCCTGGATGCGATGCCCGGAAAACAAATGGCCATTGATGCCGAATTTAATGCCGGTCTAATTACCGAACAGGAGGCCCGACAAAAACGCCGCAAACTGCAGCGGGAAGCGGACTTTTTTGGAGCGATGGACGGTGCCAGCAAGTTTGTGCGCGGGGATGCCATTGCCGGGATTGTTATCCTTCTGATAAACATCCTGGGCGGTTTGATCATTGGGGTTATCCAGATGAAAATGCCTGTATTGCAGGCGTTGCAAACTTATACCGTGCTGACCATCGGTGATGGACTGGTTAGCCAGATACCGGCACTTTTAATTTCAACCGCTACCGGAATTCTGGTAACCAGGGCGTCAGCCGATGAAAATTTTGGCCGGGAGTTTACCAAACAGGTGGGTGCTTTTCCAAAGGTTTTAATTATGGCGGCGATCATCATCTTTCTGCTGGGATTGATTCCGGCCATGCCCAACCTGTTGTTTATTTCCCTGGCGGGTCTATTAGGATACGGCGGGTATTTGGCGGTTCGCTACACCGGTCAGGTAAAAGATAAAGCCCAGCCGGTAATAGAAGTACCCAAAAAGCGGGAGCCGGAAAATGTGTTAAACTATTTTAATATTGATCCCCTGGAAATTGAAATTGGTTACAATTTAATAACCCTGACCGATGAAACCCAGGGAGGAGATTTATTAGGAAGGCTGGCCGCGGTAAGGCGTCAGTTGGCTTTAGAACTTGGCCTGTACGTTCGGCCCATACGCATCCGGGATAATCTGCAGTTGCCGCCCAATCAGTACGTCTTTAAACTGCGCGGGGCGGAAGCGGAAAAGGGTGAATTGCTGCCGGGATACGTCCTGGTTTTGGACCCGACCGGGGAAAAAACTCCGGAACAGGGCATTCCCACCAAAGAGCCGGCCTTTGGTTTGGAGGCCTGGTGGGTACGGGAAAGCCAAAAAGCAAATTTGGAGATGGAAGGATTTACCGTAATCGAACCATCGGCGGTTTTGGTTACCCATCTTACAGAGTTTATTAAAAAGAATGCTGCGGAAATTTTGGGACGCCAGGAAGTAAAAGAACTTTTAGAAACCCTCAAGCAAAACCAGCCGGCGGTGGTTGAGGAGGTATATCCGGAACTTTTAACCCTCGGAGAAATTCAAAAGGTGCTGCAAAGCCTTTTAAAAGAAAATGTTTCCATTCGGGATTTAACCAGCATTTTAGAAGCTTTGGCCGATGCCGTACGCCAGAACCGGGATCCCGACTTTTTAATCGAACAGGTGCGGCAAAAAATTCGCCGGCAAATCGTACGCCAGTATTTGCACGAAGGTAAGCTTTATGCCGTTACTTTGACCCCGCAGTGGGAACAGCAAATTGCCGAAAGTTTGCAACCAACAAGCCTGGGAATTTATCCTTTGCTGGATACTGCAAGAACCGAGCAGTTTATAGAAAAGGTAAAGCAAACTCTGACGGAAGTTACCCGGAGGGGACTGTACCCGATAATCATTACTTCCAGCCGGGTGCGCTTACCCCTGCGACGGCTACTTGACCGTTTTTATCCGCAGGCGATTTTGCTGGGCATTAATGAAATTCCACCGGATGTTGAGGTAGAAATTTTAGGGACGGTGAATTAG
- a CDS encoding flagellar hook capping FlgD N-terminal domain-containing protein, whose product MINDVTAVSSQMSTSANAASQTKLNLDKDAFLKIFLAQLQYQDPLNPADGTEFIAELAQFGMLEQLTNLTDALTKLLQFEQKAQAAALIGKTVKIATAAETLVEGVVSAVRWSGDQISLVVNGQEYSPDKVIEVR is encoded by the coding sequence GTGATAAATGATGTTACCGCGGTAAGCTCCCAGATGTCAACTTCCGCAAATGCTGCCTCGCAAACAAAATTGAACTTGGATAAAGATGCTTTTTTGAAAATTTTCTTAGCGCAACTGCAATATCAGGATCCCCTTAACCCGGCGGATGGTACCGAATTTATTGCCGAACTAGCCCAGTTTGGGATGCTGGAGCAGCTTACGAACTTAACCGATGCTTTAACAAAGCTTTTACAATTCGAGCAAAAGGCCCAGGCAGCAGCTTTAATCGGCAAAACGGTGAAAATAGCAACCGCCGCTGAGACGCTGGTGGAGGGGGTTGTGAGTGCCGTACGGTGGTCCGGGGACCAGATTAGTTTGGTGGTGAACGGCCAGGAGTATAGCCCGGACAAAGTTATTGAGGTGAGGTAA